A genomic segment from Lycium ferocissimum isolate CSIRO_LF1 unplaced genomic scaffold, AGI_CSIRO_Lferr_CH_V1 ctg1758, whole genome shotgun sequence encodes:
- the LOC132042732 gene encoding 18.2 kDa class I heat shock protein-like: protein MSLIPSFFGGRRSNIFDPFSLDVWDPFEGFQIANVPWSSAHETSAFANAKIDWKENPEAHIFKVDVSGIKNEEVKVEVEEGIVLQISGERSREQEEKNDQWHRMERSSGKFLRRLKLPENVKMGEIKAAMENGVLTVTVPKEEGKKPEVKAIDISG, encoded by the coding sequence ATGTCTCTGATCCCAAGCTTCTTTGGCGGTCGTAGGAGCAACATCTTCGACCCATTTTCACTCGACGTATGGGATCCATTCGAGGGCTTTCAAATTGCCAATGTCCCATGGTCCTCTGCTCACGAAACCTCTGCTTTTGCAAATGCAAAAATTGATTGGAAAGAAAATCCAGAAGCCCATATCTTCAAAGTGGATGTTTCGGGTATTAAGAACgaggaagtgaaagttgaagttgaagaaggAATAGTTTTGCAGATTAGCGGTGAGAGGAGCAGAGAGCAAGAGGAGAAGAACGATCAATGGCACCGTATGGAAAGGAGTAGTGGCAAGTTTTTAAGAAGGCTCAAGTTGCCTGAGAATGTAAAAATGGGGGAAATTAAGGCAGCTATGGAGAATGGAGTGCTCACTGTGACTGTCCCGAAAGAAGAGGGGAAGAAGCCTGAGGTTAAGGCTATTGACATCTCTGGTTAA